In Chamaesiphon minutus PCC 6605, a genomic segment contains:
- a CDS encoding ATP-binding cassette domain-containing protein — MKELNDERCLVVNNQGQTVKFTLDRDLHMLGRKRAGVDLLVPDSWTAISPLQAILSRSGNDYYIFNGDGNDVTSNRFYLNRSTIPSTGQLLVNGTTLHIGLNPKTLVRITYYDSDSLTVNREFQSISLNQLVTIGSDPTCTLQLDSPTVARFHATIEPTKRQGFYTVESLTDDGVSVGNLWPSKITVGKTGETIQIGCFTLLIGFGELEILDRGDSIRLDIRELILETNGKRRLDELSFAIEPGEFVAIVGGSGAGKSTLMQALLGTETPTSGGVYINGANLQPNYDIYRSRIGYVPQDDIIHTNLTVEGVLSYAARLRLPSDINVKSVVDRTLEQIEMTHRRRAVITNLSGGQRKRVSIGVELIADPKLFFLDEPTSGLDPGLDRQMMQLLRSLAHEDRRTIVLVTHAVLNIELCDRIVFLGRNGKLCYFGSPDDILEYFDVDNFADIYVKLEDGGWIDSYAAEYECSDYCREYMSQDIDINDNHERSKTSKVKINALKQWFILTHRQLDITCRDRSNLILALVTAPIGIGLLKAALPDTQPFKGGSIDGAGLAIQVLLIFSCAALWVGLFSSAQEIVKESAIYMRERLVNLQISAYFGSKFIILTGLAIAQSLVVTQVIMLVFKSPITTLISWQLGVSVVVFLTITASFSLGLLVSTVARNSSQVNSALPLILLPQIIFSGVLFKLKWIGAILSYLTITRWSLGAFGTIANVNGLLPATFKHIAVKNLPFPLGIAYDRTWNNLYLCWIALGIHSIVYLAMAVYLQRRKDII, encoded by the coding sequence TTGAAGGAATTGAACGACGAACGATGTTTAGTAGTTAACAATCAGGGTCAGACAGTAAAGTTTACCCTCGATCGCGATCTCCACATGCTCGGACGCAAGCGAGCAGGGGTAGATTTACTAGTGCCCGATTCTTGGACGGCAATTTCTCCACTGCAAGCCATATTATCTAGAAGTGGTAATGACTACTACATCTTTAACGGTGATGGTAACGATGTCACTAGCAACCGCTTTTACTTAAACCGATCGACAATTCCATCAACGGGGCAATTGCTTGTAAATGGGACTACTTTACATATTGGTTTAAATCCTAAAACTCTAGTTCGCATTACATATTATGATTCTGACTCACTTACTGTCAATCGTGAGTTTCAGAGCATTTCCCTAAATCAACTTGTGACGATCGGTAGCGATCCGACCTGTACGCTGCAATTAGATTCGCCAACAGTCGCTCGCTTTCATGCAACGATCGAACCTACCAAGCGGCAAGGTTTCTACACGGTAGAAAGTTTGACCGATGATGGAGTAAGTGTCGGCAATCTCTGGCCTTCAAAAATCACAGTAGGCAAAACTGGCGAAACCATCCAAATTGGTTGCTTTACTCTACTGATAGGCTTTGGGGAACTCGAAATATTAGACCGTGGCGATAGCATCAGATTGGATATCCGCGAGCTAATTCTCGAAACCAATGGGAAACGTCGCCTTGACGAACTCTCTTTTGCGATCGAGCCTGGGGAGTTCGTCGCCATCGTCGGCGGCAGCGGTGCTGGGAAATCTACACTGATGCAAGCTCTCTTGGGTACCGAAACTCCGACCAGCGGCGGGGTCTATATCAATGGTGCAAATTTACAGCCAAACTATGACATCTATCGCTCGCGGATCGGTTACGTGCCTCAAGACGATATCATCCACACCAACTTAACTGTTGAAGGGGTATTGAGCTATGCCGCTCGATTGAGACTGCCTTCAGATATTAATGTGAAATCCGTAGTCGATCGAACCCTGGAGCAAATCGAAATGACCCATCGGCGCAGGGCAGTCATCACCAACCTCAGCGGCGGTCAGCGCAAGCGAGTTAGTATCGGAGTCGAACTGATTGCCGATCCCAAGTTATTCTTCCTCGACGAACCTACTTCTGGACTAGATCCTGGTTTAGACCGACAGATGATGCAGCTCCTCCGCTCTCTGGCTCATGAAGATCGACGGACGATCGTTTTAGTCACTCATGCAGTCTTAAATATCGAACTATGCGATCGCATTGTCTTTCTGGGGCGCAACGGTAAGTTATGTTATTTTGGTTCTCCCGATGACATCCTCGAATATTTCGATGTCGATAATTTTGCAGATATCTATGTCAAGCTCGAAGATGGGGGTTGGATCGACAGTTATGCCGCTGAGTATGAATGCTCTGATTACTGTCGAGAGTACATGTCTCAAGACATCGATATTAATGATAATCACGAGCGAAGCAAAACCTCAAAGGTCAAAATTAATGCACTCAAGCAATGGTTTATTTTAACTCATAGACAACTCGACATCACCTGTCGCGATCGGTCTAATTTAATTCTAGCTTTAGTCACCGCACCAATCGGGATTGGATTGCTCAAAGCTGCTCTTCCAGATACACAGCCGTTTAAGGGAGGATCGATCGATGGAGCTGGTTTAGCCATTCAAGTATTACTGATATTTAGCTGTGCTGCGTTGTGGGTAGGCTTATTTAGCTCGGCACAGGAAATAGTTAAAGAAAGTGCGATTTATATGCGAGAACGCTTAGTCAATCTACAGATTTCAGCTTATTTTGGTTCTAAGTTTATAATCCTGACTGGATTAGCAATCGCTCAATCATTAGTAGTTACACAGGTGATTATGCTTGTCTTTAAATCACCTATTACGACTTTAATATCATGGCAACTTGGAGTTTCAGTCGTTGTCTTTTTAACTATTACAGCTAGCTTTAGCTTGGGATTGCTCGTTTCGACTGTGGCTAGAAATAGTTCTCAAGTAAATAGTGCCTTGCCGCTGATATTATTGCCACAGATTATCTTTTCAGGAGTATTGTTCAAGCTTAAATGGATCGGTGCGATCCTTTCGTACTTAACGATAACTCGCTGGTCGCTTGGTGCTTTTGGTACGATTGCTAATGTCAATGGATTGTTACCAGCGACGTTCAAACATATTGCTGTTAAGAATTTACCATTTCCTCTTGGCATAGCTTACGATCGAACTTGGAATAATTTATATTTGTGCTGGATTGCTTTGGGAATACATTCTATTGTCTATCTCGCAATGGCAGTTTATTTACAACGACGTAAAGATATTATATGA
- the mobF gene encoding MobF family relaxase, with product MLTAKNCSGGGAVKYFTEYYERDETRWYGKGASALGLEGEIERESFENVCYGKSPDGSRYLGTKGDPEKRRAGTDFTFSAPKSVSLTALVGGDTRLEIAHRVAVEKTLALIEERYAQTRITSNKNVIEVKTGNLVVAQFDHIESRELDPHLHTHALVMNLTQAENGKWYANDNDLIFQNKKHLGTIYQAYLAAEVERLGYEIEHRPHGQFEIKGYDRQSLVDFSKRRMQILSECPGNSTWQTREDTWHRTRKDKERIPSTELKVKWQQEAADLGIEIVRSGLAKDVEPTAAATKDRYIEDAIAHCSERSVDFRVEEIEKFAIAQRLPIDIAEIKPLCDDRADLIRLDGSYTTFRALCREEKTISLMRQGQGTLTPVATTESVTDYLRDTTLNAGQRQAVRLAATNADRAIAWQGVAGAGKTYALAELKQIADSQEVEVKGFAPSAEAAKVLGDELGIETNTVARKLCSREELPSKDELWIVDEAGLLSADDALALLSRATKEQARVLLVGDTRQLSSVAAGNPFKSLQAAGMATARLTVSLRQKDPNLKAAVDALADGAIERGFTLLEQNNNIVTIAKDDIIEKIASEYLALTPAEQAKTLIVSGTNDTRREITAAIREGFRDSGTIGLDLPARQLVDYKFTKIENRYVHNYNVGDIVVPIRNYKRLEKGQSYVVAGKEADDLVLRSPEGERLVTDLSFDKAHYHEESIGIAVGDRLRWSKNDTQLQRRNGQEFEIESTVEHLANIKYRDGRTEAIDLRQAHHFDLAIATTIYSSQGKTSERVFVAADGVQNSESFYVAASRARSELKIFTDSPDNLRSMAMDSMSNSNPRELLSELHKRQAVLKAEKQRGIDNKNVVREVDVPVEISQPLNLVKERESDSTEVGVTLPTEGGGVILPTQGGDEAKDLNNLDLDSNYSR from the coding sequence ATGCTGACAGCTAAGAATTGTAGTGGCGGTGGAGCCGTAAAGTACTTTACCGAGTATTACGAGCGAGATGAGACTCGGTGGTATGGGAAGGGCGCGTCGGCACTCGGTCTAGAAGGTGAAATCGAGCGAGAGTCATTTGAAAATGTCTGCTACGGCAAATCGCCAGATGGCAGCAGATATCTGGGCACCAAAGGCGACCCTGAAAAACGTCGGGCGGGTACGGATTTTACATTTTCCGCACCAAAATCCGTGAGTCTAACTGCATTAGTCGGTGGCGATACTCGGTTGGAAATCGCCCATCGCGTCGCCGTTGAGAAAACTCTGGCATTAATTGAGGAACGGTATGCCCAAACCCGCATCACTAGCAATAAGAATGTAATCGAAGTTAAAACTGGCAACCTTGTCGTTGCCCAATTCGACCACATTGAGAGCCGCGAACTCGATCCGCATCTGCACACTCACGCCCTGGTGATGAACCTAACTCAAGCAGAGAATGGCAAGTGGTATGCCAACGACAACGATCTAATTTTTCAGAACAAGAAACACTTAGGAACAATTTATCAGGCTTACTTAGCCGCCGAAGTAGAACGATTGGGCTATGAAATCGAACATCGCCCCCACGGACAATTTGAAATTAAAGGATACGATCGACAATCGTTGGTCGATTTTAGCAAACGCCGGATGCAGATTCTCTCTGAGTGCCCAGGAAACAGTACTTGGCAGACCCGCGAGGATACTTGGCACCGCACCCGTAAAGATAAAGAACGTATCCCCTCGACAGAGCTAAAAGTAAAATGGCAACAGGAAGCAGCAGATTTAGGCATCGAGATCGTGCGATCGGGATTAGCCAAAGATGTAGAACCTACCGCCGCAGCCACAAAGGATCGCTACATTGAAGATGCCATCGCGCATTGTTCCGAGCGTAGTGTCGATTTTAGAGTCGAAGAGATCGAGAAATTTGCGATCGCGCAAAGATTACCGATCGATATTGCCGAGATTAAACCACTGTGCGACGATCGCGCGGATTTAATTAGACTCGACGGTAGTTACACCACTTTTAGAGCACTCTGTCGAGAGGAAAAAACGATTTCACTGATGCGCCAGGGGCAAGGGACTCTCACCCCAGTTGCTACAACCGAAAGTGTAACCGATTATCTGCGAGATACGACGCTTAATGCCGGACAGCGGCAAGCAGTCAGGCTAGCTGCCACCAACGCAGATCGAGCGATCGCGTGGCAAGGAGTAGCGGGTGCGGGGAAGACATACGCCCTTGCCGAACTCAAGCAAATCGCCGACTCGCAAGAAGTCGAAGTGAAAGGATTCGCCCCCAGTGCCGAAGCTGCAAAAGTGTTAGGTGACGAGCTAGGAATAGAAACCAATACGGTAGCGAGAAAACTCTGTAGTCGCGAGGAACTGCCGAGTAAAGATGAATTGTGGATTGTGGATGAGGCGGGTTTGTTGAGTGCTGATGATGCCCTAGCCCTATTATCTAGAGCCACGAAAGAGCAGGCGCGGGTATTGCTAGTTGGAGATACCCGTCAGCTATCATCAGTGGCGGCGGGAAACCCGTTTAAGTCATTGCAGGCAGCGGGAATGGCAACAGCTCGACTCACGGTATCACTACGTCAAAAAGACCCAAATCTCAAAGCTGCGGTAGATGCCCTTGCCGATGGCGCGATCGAACGGGGATTTACACTGTTAGAACAAAATAACAATATCGTCACGATTGCTAAAGATGACATCATTGAGAAAATTGCTTCTGAGTATTTAGCTCTGACTCCAGCAGAGCAAGCCAAAACATTAATCGTATCGGGTACTAACGATACCCGACGGGAGATTACCGCAGCGATCCGTGAAGGATTCAGAGATAGTGGAACGATCGGACTCGACCTTCCGGCTCGACAGTTGGTAGATTATAAATTTACTAAGATTGAAAACAGGTACGTTCACAACTATAATGTCGGCGATATTGTAGTGCCGATCCGCAACTACAAACGACTAGAAAAAGGTCAAAGTTACGTGGTTGCTGGCAAAGAAGCAGACGATCTTGTCTTGAGATCGCCAGAGGGCGAACGACTCGTCACGGACTTAAGTTTTGACAAAGCCCACTATCATGAGGAATCGATCGGTATAGCAGTAGGAGATCGCTTGCGCTGGAGTAAGAACGATACCCAGTTACAGCGACGTAATGGACAAGAATTTGAAATTGAATCCACGGTCGAGCATTTAGCAAACATTAAGTACCGCGATGGACGAACCGAAGCGATCGATTTGCGCCAAGCTCACCATTTCGATCTGGCGATTGCTACAACCATTTACAGCAGCCAGGGAAAAACTAGCGAGCGAGTGTTCGTCGCGGCTGATGGGGTGCAGAACTCCGAAAGTTTCTACGTTGCCGCCAGTCGCGCCAGGAGCGAACTTAAAATCTTTACCGATTCGCCAGATAATCTCCGATCGATGGCAATGGACTCGATGAGTAATAGCAATCCGCGCGAGTTACTGTCAGAATTACATAAACGACAAGCGGTATTGAAGGCCGAAAAACAACGAGGAATTGACAATAAAAATGTTGTTCGTGAAGTCGATGTGCCAGTTGAGATTTCTCAGCCGTTAAATCTAGTGAAAGAACGAGAAAGTGACTCGACCGAAGTGGGTGTGACACTCCCTACTGAGGGTGGAGGTGTGATATTACCTACTCAGGGTGGAGACGAAGCGAAAGATCTAAACAATCTAGATCTCGATAGTAATTATAGTCGTTAG